A genomic region of Cannabis sativa cultivar Pink pepper isolate KNU-18-1 chromosome 1, ASM2916894v1, whole genome shotgun sequence contains the following coding sequences:
- the LOC115704008 gene encoding high mobility group B protein 7 isoform X2 encodes MAAAPRTRKRVRAIPRASDGSAFQNCHACGVSVAIALADMHDCQTTQKVKRFKGIGANPNVKEEFFWDQPRSAFCFFMEEFKENNESKGSIDSIEIDRKGFKTWKNMSKEERQPYVREACYVDFVHGKALRKEACIMSKGDAFYESSKHSDDSDGWHTYKSEDAKDQAAAESSEPDCWEDCSGSGWHTCVPTEE; translated from the exons ATGGCAGCTGCGCCAAGGACCCGCAAAAGGGTTCGAGCGATTCCTCGTGCTTCTGATGGGAGTGCCTTccaaaattg CCATGCGTGTGGCGTGTCAGTGGCGATTGCTTTGGCAGATATGCATGACTGTCAAACCACCCAGAAGGTGAAAAGGTTCAAAGGCATAGGAGCGAACCCAAATGTGAAAGAAGAGTTCTTCTGGGACCAACCCAGATCGGCCTTTTGTTTTTTCAT GGAGGAGTTCAAGGAAAACAATGAAAGTAAAGGTTCAATTGATTCAATTGAGATTGATCGTAAAGGGTTTAAAACTTGGAAGAACATGTCAAAggag GAGAGGCAACCATACGTTCGTGAAGCTTGTTATGTGGACTTTGTTCACGGGAAAGCTTTGCGTAAAGAAGCATGTATAATGTCAAAG GGTGATGCATTCTATGAAAGCTCTAAACACTCTGATGATTCTGATGGTTGGCATACTTATAAG AGTGAAGATGCGAAAGATCAGGCAGCAGCTGAGTCGTCTGAGCCT GATTGTTGGGAAGATTGTTCAGGTTCAGGATGGCACACTTGTGTG CCAACTGAAGAATGA
- the LOC115704008 gene encoding high mobility group B protein 7 isoform X1 has product MAAAPRTRKRVRAIPRASDGSAFQNCHACGVSVAIALADMHDCQTTQKVKRFKGIGANPNVKEEFFWDQPRSAFCFFMEEFKENNESKGSIDSIEIDRKGFKTWKNMSKEERQPYVREACYVDFVHGKALRKEACIMSKGDAFYESSKHSDDSDGWHTYKSEDAKDQAAAESSEPDCWEDCSGSGWHTCVVLCID; this is encoded by the exons ATGGCAGCTGCGCCAAGGACCCGCAAAAGGGTTCGAGCGATTCCTCGTGCTTCTGATGGGAGTGCCTTccaaaattg CCATGCGTGTGGCGTGTCAGTGGCGATTGCTTTGGCAGATATGCATGACTGTCAAACCACCCAGAAGGTGAAAAGGTTCAAAGGCATAGGAGCGAACCCAAATGTGAAAGAAGAGTTCTTCTGGGACCAACCCAGATCGGCCTTTTGTTTTTTCAT GGAGGAGTTCAAGGAAAACAATGAAAGTAAAGGTTCAATTGATTCAATTGAGATTGATCGTAAAGGGTTTAAAACTTGGAAGAACATGTCAAAggag GAGAGGCAACCATACGTTCGTGAAGCTTGTTATGTGGACTTTGTTCACGGGAAAGCTTTGCGTAAAGAAGCATGTATAATGTCAAAG GGTGATGCATTCTATGAAAGCTCTAAACACTCTGATGATTCTGATGGTTGGCATACTTATAAG AGTGAAGATGCGAAAGATCAGGCAGCAGCTGAGTCGTCTGAGCCT GATTGTTGGGAAGATTGTTCAGGTTCAGGATGGCACACTTGTGTGGTACTTTGCATCGATTAA